The Chryseobacterium wanjuense sequence GCCTTGGGTATCTGCTCAAGGCTTTTTTATTATGTAGAATATCTTTAAAAATTAAATAATGATATCACTATTGGTTGAAAAAAATAGTCTTATTAAATTATCTGCATTATAATATACGTTTTATTGAAAATTAACTGGATACATAGTGCTTAAAGGTATATATTTGTTAATGTAAAAAAATACTCTTAAATGAAAAAACTTATTACAACTTTATTCTGCAGCTTTTTAGGAGGTGCCCTGTTTGCGCAATGGGCTCCGACTACATTTGCTGGGGGAACGGACAAAACTTCTCATATAAGAAGTTATTATAAGCTGGATCTTAATAAGATCAGACAACAGCTTAAAGATGCTCAGGAAACAGGAAAAAATGCAAAGCCAGTAGAAATTTCTTTACCTACTTTGGATGGTAGAATTGAAAAATTTGCAGTGTACAGCTTTCCTGTAATGGCTAAAGATCTTGCAGACCAATATCAATTAGGGTCATATGTAGGAGTAGGGATTGATGATCCTTCGAAATACTTGAGATTTTCAGTAGCTCCGAACGATTTCCAGTCTATGATCATCAAAAATGGGGCGTATGAATTTATAGAACCGGTTGATGCCAATAAAACAACGTATGGAGTACATCCTAAAACGAATAAAGGCAACGGAGATTTCACATGCTCTACTACTGAAAGTAAAGTATCAAAAGATGAAATGAAGAAGCTTTACGAGATGGGGAAATCCTTTACCAACCAGCCAACAAATTTTGCTAAAAATTCTGATAAGAAATACAGAACGATGAGACTGGCAATGTCTGTAACAGGAGAATATACCCAATATTTCGGAGGTACGGTTGCTGGGGCGCTTACGGCAATTAATGCTACGATGACCAGAGTAAATGGTGTTTTCGAAAAAGATTTTGCTTTACACTTAAATATGCAGAATTATCCGGCTATCATATATACTAATCCTTCAACCGATCCTTATTCACCTGCATCACAAATGGGCAACTGGAATTTGCAGTTACAGCAAACGTTGACAACAAACGTAGGAGATGCCAATTACGACATTGGTCACTTATTCGGAGCTTCCGGAGGTGGAGGTAATGCGGGGTGTATCGGTTGTGTATGTATAGCTCCAACAACAGCAGATCCTGAAGGAAAAGGATCAGGATATACTTCTCCTGCAGATGCAATTCCGCAGGGAGATAATTTCGATATTGATTATGTGGCTCACGAAATGGGTCACCAGTTAGGAGCCAATCATACATTTTCACAAAATATAGAAGGAACAGGGGTAAATATGGAGCCAGGTTCCGGATCTACGATTATGGGATATGCAGGTATTGTTCCGGGAGCAAACGTTCAGATGCACTCAGATGCATACTTCCATGTGGCAAGTATCGAGCAGGTTCAGACTAATTTAATGAGTAAAACTTGTGATGTTGAAACTACAATTACAAACAATCCTCCGGTAATAGGTGCACTTTCAAATTATACAATTCCAAAAGGAACGGCATTTGTTTTAACGGGAACAGCAACTGATCCTGAAAATGATCCGATGACGTATACATGGGAAGAATATGATAGCGCTACTTCCCCGGTAACAACCGTTACAGGAAACAATACAACAGGAGCATTATTCAGATCCTGGACTCCGACAGCAACAGGTAATACAAGATATTTTCCTAAATTATCATCAGTTTTAGCAGGTAACCTTACTGTTCCTGCAGATTGGGAAACAGTATCTAATGTTGCCCGACCTACAAACTTTAAATTAACGGTAAGAGACAACAATCCTGTTACTACTTCTCAACAAACACAAAGTGGTCTGGTGACTGTTACAGTATCGAATGATGGACCATTTAAAGTAAATACACCTAATGCTCCTCATACAGTACCTGCAACAATTCAATGGACTGTAGCCAATACAGCAGCAGCACCATACAACGCAGCTAATGTTAAAGTCGATTATACAACAGATAACGGAACAACGTGGACAGTATTGTCGGCTTCAACTCCAAATGACGGGACAGAAAATTTTACTTTCCCTGCAGCTTTAAGTGGACAGACGATAAAATTGAGAATTTCTTCGATAGGAAATGTATTTTATGCAGTAAAGCCAATTGCTATTTATACGATGACTCCATGTGATGGTTCGGCACCTACAGGAGTAACGACAAGTAATATTACACAAAATACAGTAGATGTAAACTGGATGCTAGTCTCAGGAGCTACTTATATTATCCGTTATAAAAAGCTTACCGACACAACTTGGCAACAAACCACCTCTACAACTAATAGTATAACGTTGTCAGGTCTTGAAGACAGTACAACTTATGAAGTTCAGGTAGCAGCAGTTTGTTCAGGAACTCCGGGAGCTTATTCAGCTTCTTCAAACTTTACAACACAGGGGATGGCCTATTGTACATTAGCATCTGTAGATTCGAATTATGAATATATTTCAAATGTAACGCTGGCAAATGTTAATAATAATTCCATGGCGAGTACATATACCAACTATACGACAGACCCTACTAAAGTGGTGAATCTAGTGAAAAATTCAACAAATAACGTAGTATCTGTTTCTAAGTCATGGGTGAGTACTCTATATGATGAAGCGGTAAGAGTATGGATAGACTTTAATAAAAACGGAACTTTTGATGCTTCTGAATTAGTAATGGATTCTCCATTAAGTAAAACCACCCCGGTTACGGCCACCTTTACAGTCCCTTCTACAGCTGTTGTAAATAAAGTATTAAGAATGAGAGTGGCAATGAGTGATTCAGCGTCGCCACCTACATGCGGAACTTTTCAGTATGGTGAGGTTGAAGATTATAATGTAATGATCTCCGATGTATTGGCAACAAATGATCTGAATGGTCCTAAAAATGACATCCAACTATATCCAAACCCTGTTTCAGATATCTTGAATGTAACTAAAGTTTCTGATAAAGCAGCTTATAAAATTTACAGTGCTGCAGGTCAATTGGTTGAAAGCGGAACTATTAATGGTGGAAAAATTAACGTTTCAGCCTTAATAAAAGGAGGTTATGTGATTACCATTGAAGATAAAGGAAGAGATTTATTTAAATCTAAGTTTATCAAAAAATAACGAATTCTCTAAATAATAATGAATCCTCATGTTCGCATGAGGATTTTTTATTTTTTTAAGGGGTATGATGAATAAAAAACTTTTTTTTGTTAATTGAGGTTTAAAGTTGATATTTGATTGCTTAAATTAATTATATTTGAATAATAAACATAATTGAAAAGCTATGAAGAAATTTTTTACTTCTTTCTTTTCTCTTTGTGTGTTGGGTGCAGTGAGTGCACAATGGTCGCCAACGGCATTTAAAGGAGAGAAATTAAGAAAAGAGGCTAATATCAAAGCCTATTATTCATTGGATATTTCAGCACTAAGATCTCAATTGGCCAATGCTCAGGAGACCGGAAAAGGTGCGAAAGCAGTTGAAATTTCTTTACCGACAATGGATGGTAAAGTTGAAAAATTTGCAGTTTACAGTTTACCTGTAATGGCAAAAGATCTTGCAGATCAATACCAATTAGGGTCATATGTAGGTGTCGGAATTGATGATCCTTCAAAATATTTGAGATTCTCTGTAGCACCGAACGATTTCCAGTCTATGATTATCAAAGGCGGGGAATATGAATTTATTGAGCCGGCCAATACCGCTAAAACAGTTTACGGAGTGCATCCTAAAACAAACAAAGTAGCAGGAGGTTTCCTTTGCAGCATGAATGAAAGTGCATTGTCTAAACAACAAATGGATGCCTTATATGCAAAAGGTAAAACTTTTACGAATCAGCCTACAAATTTTGCTAAAAGTTCTGATCAGAAATACAGAACGATGAGACTGGCAATGTCTGTAACTGGAGAATATACCCAATATTTTGGAGGTACAGTAGCAGGAGCCCTTACGGCAATTAATGCTACAATGACCAGAGTAAACGGAGTTTTCGAAAAAGACTTTGCTTTACACTTAAATCTACAGAGTTTCCCGGGGGTAATTTATACCAACCCGGCCACTGACCCTTATTCTCCAGCAGCAACAGGTGCAGCAGGTGCATGGAACTTAGAACTCCAAAATACATTAACTACCAATGTAGGAAATGCTAACTACGACATTGGTCACTTATTCGGAGCTTCCGGAGGTGGAGGTAACGCAGGATGTATTGGCTGTGTATGTACAGACCCTACAACTGCGGAACCGGAAGGGAAAGGATCAGGATATACTTCTCCTGCAGACGCAATTCCGGAGGGAGATAATTTTGATATCGATTATGTTGCTCACGAAATGGGTCACCAGTTAGGAGCTAATCACACATTCTCACATAATATTGAAGGAACAGGGGTAAATATGGAACCAGGTTCCGGATCTACCATTATGGGCTACGCAGGTATTGTTCCCGGAGCAAACGTTCAGATGCACTCAGATGCATATTTCCATGTAGCAAGTATTTTACAGGTTGAAGATAATCTTTCAACTACAACTTGTGATGTTGAAACAAACATTATTAATAACCCTCCTGTGATCGGAGCTCTTACAGATTATACAATTCCAAAAGGAACAGCTTTTGTTTTAACAGCAACAGCTACTGACCCTGAAAATGACCCAATGACGTATACTTGGGAACAGTTTGACAGTGCAAGTACTTCGGTAACAACTGTTACAGGAAACAATACAACAGGAGCATTATTCAGATCTTGGACTCCAACAGCTACGGGTAATACAAGATATTTCCCTAAGTTATCATCAGTATTAGCAGGTAACCTTACCGTTCCGGCAGATTGGGAGACAGTATCGAACGTAGCGAGAGCAACCAACTTTGTTTTAACAGTAAGAGATAATAATCCTGTTGCAACTTCTCAGCAGACTCAAAGTGATATCGTAACGGTTACGGTAGGTAGTCAAGGACCATTTAAAGTAAACACTTCTCAAGTATACCATAACACACCGTCAACTGTAGCATGGGATGTAGCAGGTACTACTGCAGCACCATACAATGTTGCCAATGTTAAAATCGATTATACAACAGATAACGGAACAACATGGACAGTTCTTTCTGCTTCTACTCCAAATGATGGGTCAGAAAACTTTACTTTCCCGGTTGCTCTAAATGGACAAAATATTAAACTAAGAGTTTCGGCGATCGGAAATATTTTCTACGCTGTAAAATCAATTTTAGTAACAGCCGCTGCTCCTTGTAACGGAACTGCTCCTACAAACGTAACATTTACAAATATCACATCTTCGTCAGCAGTTGTAAACTGGAATACGATTTTAAATGCTACTTATATTATCAGATATAAAAAATCTACGGAAACAGCTTGGCAACAAACGACTTCCACTACAAATTCAGTTACATTAAATACTTTGGAAGAAGGAGTTAGATACGATGTTCAGGTAGCGGCGGTTTGTTCAGGAACTCCTGGAGCTTATTCTGCAAACAGCCAGTTTATTACACTGTCGTCTGTTTCTTATTGTACATTGACGTCTTCTGATCCTTCTGAAGAGTATATCTCCAATGTTACATTAGCCAATGTTAATAATACTTCAGGTTCTAGTACTTATACGGATTATGGACCGGATCCTGCAAAATTGATAAATCTTATAAGCGGATCTACCAATAACAATGTTTCTGTAACTAAAACTTGGCCGGCTGATATTTATCCGGAAGGGGTAAGAGTTTGGATCGATTTTGACAGAAACGGAACTTTTGATACAGCTGAAATGGTATTGAATTCTGCAGCTGGCACAACACCAACAGTAAGTGCAACATTTACAGTTCCTGTAACAGCAGTACAGAATAAAACTCTTAAAATGAGAGTGGCACTGAGATATAATACTGTACCTGCTGCTTGTACATCTTATACATATGGAGAAGTGGAAGATTATAATGTGATGGTTACACCTACTGCATTAGCTACAAATGATCTTAATACTCCTGAAAATGCAATTCAATTATATCCAAACCCTGTTTCAGATATCCTGAATGTAACTAAAGTTTCTGATAAAGCAGCTTATAAAATTTACAGTGCTGCAGGTCAATTGGTTGAAAGCGGAACTATTAATGGTGGAAAAATTAATGTTTCAGCCTTAATAAAAGGAGGTTATGTGATTACCATTGAAGATAAAGGAAGAGATTTATTTAAATCTAAGTTTATTAAAAAATAACGAATTTTTTAAATAATAATGAATCCTCATGTTCGCATGAGGATTTTTTATTTTTTTAAGGGGTGTGATGAATAAAAAACTTTTTTTCAATAATTAAGATTGAAATTTATCATCCGAAAGCTTAAAATAGCTATATTTGGCTCCGTAAATTTAATTGAAAAGCTATGAAGAAATTATTTACTTCTTTCTTTTCTCTTTGTATGTTGGGTGCAGTAAGTGCACAATGGTCGCCAACAGTATTTAAAGGAGATAAGGTAAGAAAAGAGGCTAATATTAAAGCCTATTATTCTTTGGATATTTCAGCACTAAGATCTCAATTGGCTAATGCCCAGGAGACAGGAAAAGGTGCGAAAGCAGTTGAAATCTCTTTACCGACAATGGATGGTAAAGTTGAGAAGTTTGCAGTATACAGTTTACCTGTAATGGCAAAAGATCTTGCAGATCAATACCAATTAGGCTCATACGTGGGTGTTGGAGTTACTGATCCTTCAAAATATTTGAGGTTCTCTGTGGCACCGAACGATTTCCAGTCTATGATTATCAAAGACGGGGAGTACGAATTTATTGAGCCTGCCAATACTGCTAAAACAGTTTACGGAGTGCATCCAAAAACGAATAAAAACGGACAAGGCTTCTTATGTTCTACAAATGAAAGCCCGGCTGCTGTAAAGCAGATGCAAGAATTATTGAAACAAGGTAAAACTTTTACGAATCAGCCTACGAATTTTGCGAAAAGCACTGATCAGAAATACAGAACCATGAGATTGGCAATGTCTGTAACAGGTGAGTATACGCAATTTCATGGAGGTACAGTAGCAGGAGCTCTTGCAGCGATCAATGCTACAATGACCAGAGTAAACGGAGTTTTCGAAAAAGACTTTGCTTTACACTTAAATCTGCAAAGTTTCCCGGGGGTAATTTATACCAATCCAGCTACTGACCCTTATTCTGCAGCAGCAGCGGGTGCAGCAGGTGCTTGGAACTTAGAACTTCAGAATACATTAACTACCAACGTAGGAAATGCCAACTACGATATCGGTCACTTATTCGGAGCTTCCGGAGGTGGAGGTAATGCAGGGTGTATCGGTTGTGTATGTACAGACCCTACAACTGCGGAACCGGAAGGGAAAGGATCAGGATATACTTCTCCAGCAGATGGAATTCCACAAGGAGATAATTTTGATATCGACTATGTTGCTCACGAAATGGGTCACCAGTTAGGAGCTAATCACACATTCTCACATAATATTGAAGGAACAGGGGTAAATATGGAACCAGGTTCCGGATCTACTATTATGGGTTATGCAGGTATTGTTCCTGGGGCAAACGTTCAGGCACATTCAGATGCATATTTCCATGTAGCAAGTATTTTGCAGGTTGAAGACAATCTTTCAACTACAACTTGTGATGTTGAAACAAACATTACTAATAGCCCTCCTGTGATCGGGGCTCTTACAGATTATACGATTCCGAAAGGAACAGCTTTTGTTTTAACAGCAACAGCTACTGACCCTGAAAATGATCCAATGACATATACTTGGGAGCAGTTTGACAGTGCGACTTCTTCAGTAACCACAGTTACAGGAAACAATACAACAGGAGCATTATTCAGATCTTGGACTCCGACAGCTACAGGTAACACGAGATATTTCCCTAAATTATCATCAGTTTTAGCAGGTAACCTTACCGTTCCGGCAGATTGGGAAACAGTATCGAATGTAGCAAGACCGACAAACTTTGTATTAACGGTAAGAGACAACAATCCTGTTGCGACTTCTCAGCAGACTCAAAGTGATATCGTAACAATTACAGTAGGAAATAACGGACCGTTCAAAGTAAATACTCAGTATGCAAACGTAAACACTCCGGCTCCAATTGAGTGGGATGTAGCAGGTACTACTGCAGCTCCTTACAATGTTGCCAACGTTAAAATCGATTATACAACAGATAACGGAACGACTTGGACAGTTCTTTCTGCTTCCACTCCAAACGACGGATCAGAAAACTTTACTTTCCCTTCATCAATGAACGGACAGATTATTAGATTGAGAGTTTCTGCTATCAATAACGTATTCTATGCAGTAGGAAAAATCACAGTAGCTGCTTTTGCTCCTTGTGACGGTTCTGCTGTTACAGGTGTGACAACTAGTAATGTTACTGTTAGTGGAGTTACAGTAAACTGGACGCCGGTTTCGAATGCTACATACATTATCCGTTATAGAAAAGTAGGAGAAACAACTTGGCAACAAACAACTTCTACTACTGCTACGGTAACATTATCAGGTTTAACTGACAGTACAAATTATGAAGTACAGGTAGCAGCTGTTTGCTCAGGAACTCCTGGTGCTTATTCTACATCAGCTACATTTACTACAAGTGCGATACCATATTGTACAGCTTCAACAGTTACTGCTGCTAACCTTTATATTTCAAAAGTACAGGTTGCAAATATCAACAATAACTCTGCAGGAAGCACATATACAAGTTATACAGCAAACCCGGCTCTTCAGATCAACCTTGTAAAAGGAACTGCTTATCCGATGACTATTAATAGTAATATTGCAGCT is a genomic window containing:
- a CDS encoding reprolysin-like metallopeptidase, whose translation is MKKLITTLFCSFLGGALFAQWAPTTFAGGTDKTSHIRSYYKLDLNKIRQQLKDAQETGKNAKPVEISLPTLDGRIEKFAVYSFPVMAKDLADQYQLGSYVGVGIDDPSKYLRFSVAPNDFQSMIIKNGAYEFIEPVDANKTTYGVHPKTNKGNGDFTCSTTESKVSKDEMKKLYEMGKSFTNQPTNFAKNSDKKYRTMRLAMSVTGEYTQYFGGTVAGALTAINATMTRVNGVFEKDFALHLNMQNYPAIIYTNPSTDPYSPASQMGNWNLQLQQTLTTNVGDANYDIGHLFGASGGGGNAGCIGCVCIAPTTADPEGKGSGYTSPADAIPQGDNFDIDYVAHEMGHQLGANHTFSQNIEGTGVNMEPGSGSTIMGYAGIVPGANVQMHSDAYFHVASIEQVQTNLMSKTCDVETTITNNPPVIGALSNYTIPKGTAFVLTGTATDPENDPMTYTWEEYDSATSPVTTVTGNNTTGALFRSWTPTATGNTRYFPKLSSVLAGNLTVPADWETVSNVARPTNFKLTVRDNNPVTTSQQTQSGLVTVTVSNDGPFKVNTPNAPHTVPATIQWTVANTAAAPYNAANVKVDYTTDNGTTWTVLSASTPNDGTENFTFPAALSGQTIKLRISSIGNVFYAVKPIAIYTMTPCDGSAPTGVTTSNITQNTVDVNWMLVSGATYIIRYKKLTDTTWQQTTSTTNSITLSGLEDSTTYEVQVAAVCSGTPGAYSASSNFTTQGMAYCTLASVDSNYEYISNVTLANVNNNSMASTYTNYTTDPTKVVNLVKNSTNNVVSVSKSWVSTLYDEAVRVWIDFNKNGTFDASELVMDSPLSKTTPVTATFTVPSTAVVNKVLRMRVAMSDSASPPTCGTFQYGEVEDYNVMISDVLATNDLNGPKNDIQLYPNPVSDILNVTKVSDKAAYKIYSAAGQLVESGTINGGKINVSALIKGGYVITIEDKGRDLFKSKFIKK
- a CDS encoding reprolysin-like metallopeptidase, whose amino-acid sequence is MKKFFTSFFSLCVLGAVSAQWSPTAFKGEKLRKEANIKAYYSLDISALRSQLANAQETGKGAKAVEISLPTMDGKVEKFAVYSLPVMAKDLADQYQLGSYVGVGIDDPSKYLRFSVAPNDFQSMIIKGGEYEFIEPANTAKTVYGVHPKTNKVAGGFLCSMNESALSKQQMDALYAKGKTFTNQPTNFAKSSDQKYRTMRLAMSVTGEYTQYFGGTVAGALTAINATMTRVNGVFEKDFALHLNLQSFPGVIYTNPATDPYSPAATGAAGAWNLELQNTLTTNVGNANYDIGHLFGASGGGGNAGCIGCVCTDPTTAEPEGKGSGYTSPADAIPEGDNFDIDYVAHEMGHQLGANHTFSHNIEGTGVNMEPGSGSTIMGYAGIVPGANVQMHSDAYFHVASILQVEDNLSTTTCDVETNIINNPPVIGALTDYTIPKGTAFVLTATATDPENDPMTYTWEQFDSASTSVTTVTGNNTTGALFRSWTPTATGNTRYFPKLSSVLAGNLTVPADWETVSNVARATNFVLTVRDNNPVATSQQTQSDIVTVTVGSQGPFKVNTSQVYHNTPSTVAWDVAGTTAAPYNVANVKIDYTTDNGTTWTVLSASTPNDGSENFTFPVALNGQNIKLRVSAIGNIFYAVKSILVTAAAPCNGTAPTNVTFTNITSSSAVVNWNTILNATYIIRYKKSTETAWQQTTSTTNSVTLNTLEEGVRYDVQVAAVCSGTPGAYSANSQFITLSSVSYCTLTSSDPSEEYISNVTLANVNNTSGSSTYTDYGPDPAKLINLISGSTNNNVSVTKTWPADIYPEGVRVWIDFDRNGTFDTAEMVLNSAAGTTPTVSATFTVPVTAVQNKTLKMRVALRYNTVPAACTSYTYGEVEDYNVMVTPTALATNDLNTPENAIQLYPNPVSDILNVTKVSDKAAYKIYSAAGQLVESGTINGGKINVSALIKGGYVITIEDKGRDLFKSKFIKK
- a CDS encoding reprolysin-like metallopeptidase; this encodes MKKLFTSFFSLCMLGAVSAQWSPTVFKGDKVRKEANIKAYYSLDISALRSQLANAQETGKGAKAVEISLPTMDGKVEKFAVYSLPVMAKDLADQYQLGSYVGVGVTDPSKYLRFSVAPNDFQSMIIKDGEYEFIEPANTAKTVYGVHPKTNKNGQGFLCSTNESPAAVKQMQELLKQGKTFTNQPTNFAKSTDQKYRTMRLAMSVTGEYTQFHGGTVAGALAAINATMTRVNGVFEKDFALHLNLQSFPGVIYTNPATDPYSAAAAGAAGAWNLELQNTLTTNVGNANYDIGHLFGASGGGGNAGCIGCVCTDPTTAEPEGKGSGYTSPADGIPQGDNFDIDYVAHEMGHQLGANHTFSHNIEGTGVNMEPGSGSTIMGYAGIVPGANVQAHSDAYFHVASILQVEDNLSTTTCDVETNITNSPPVIGALTDYTIPKGTAFVLTATATDPENDPMTYTWEQFDSATSSVTTVTGNNTTGALFRSWTPTATGNTRYFPKLSSVLAGNLTVPADWETVSNVARPTNFVLTVRDNNPVATSQQTQSDIVTITVGNNGPFKVNTQYANVNTPAPIEWDVAGTTAAPYNVANVKIDYTTDNGTTWTVLSASTPNDGSENFTFPSSMNGQIIRLRVSAINNVFYAVGKITVAAFAPCDGSAVTGVTTSNVTVSGVTVNWTPVSNATYIIRYRKVGETTWQQTTSTTATVTLSGLTDSTNYEVQVAAVCSGTPGAYSTSATFTTSAIPYCTASTVTAANLYISKVQVANINNNSAGSTYTSYTANPALQINLVKGTAYPMTINSNIAAYDAAMVFIDYNRDGVFAATERVLNFPVANVSTFTGSFTVPTTGVVEGQTLRMRVLLGYAGQDNAGLSAPATWVCGVNFNDGEVEDYNVVVTATPLATDEVSGPKNDIQIYPNPVSDILNITKVSDKAAYKIYSAAGQLVKHGTINNGQINVTELIKGAYVITIEDKGKDQFSSKFIKK